In Halictus rubicundus isolate RS-2024b chromosome 1, iyHalRubi1_principal, whole genome shotgun sequence, the sequence CATATTTTGCAGCATTAAAACATACTTTTTCTAATAAACAAATTTCAGATCAACAAACTTAATTGAAACAATTATGACAGTTCTCTATAGTTTATAAGATAGAAGTTATACAACTGTATCGAACCTCCTCAAACTTCCTGTTCATCGTATACGGACCATTTTGTACATGATATTAcaaatgtatatgtatataatatattctataaaaactcaggattaaacaaaaaagaatTGAAGTTCAATAATTTGGTAATATTTGGTCACCCGACAAGTTCCTGCCGTGTCGATATGTAGAATAGTTGCTACCTCTTTTATAATTCCATTTCATTTTCAAACAATCcactatttaaaaaaacagctaaattttaaacaattaaatttgtCCTCGACTGTATCTCTAACTAATTCTAATTCTGCGTCATGACtgacccggtactggcagagtcTGGCCGTGTCTGGCAACACTGCTTCTACCGACAACCACATTCAGCGACAACCATGTCTTCATATCCATATTGATAAGTCAAGGTCCCACTGGCATCCAGGTAGAGAAGACTAGTGGGTGCCAGCCTGGTGGGCACGCAGCAGGCCCTGCCGACAGGCTTGTTGACACCCTCAGCACCTTGAAGAGCCCCGTGCACCAGGGTCTGTACGATCGCATGCTTCGTGGGACTCAGGTGGTCTCCAAACGGATAGAAACACTTCCCGGCGCACTGATACGCTTCGTAGCCTGGCGGAGCAACGACCCACTCGTCGTACGCGATCAACGCGAAATCCACGTACAATGAGCGCCGCCTGCAGGAATTCCTGCGCCGTCTCCGAGGACCGTCTTCCTCTTCCTGTTCCTCCTCTTGAATAGATCGACGCGACCGCTTTTTCTTGATCTTGCTGTAGCTCAGCAACAAGATCGGACCGTCTCCGCAAGGTTGGTAGCCTACTCTGCCGTATACGCGAAGACTGACCATGCTACCGTCTCTGGTAGCTACACCGGAAGTCACGTTGAACGCCCTCCAGCTGTCCTCGCGTCTTGATTTACAGCTCTCCGAGGTGTTCACCTGGTCCAGACGCACTCGAAGGATTGATCCAGCTGCGGCTAATAACTCGGCGACCTCTAAGGTCTCTTCAGGATCGACTATCGGAACTGAGAACACTAGGATTCTTGCTCCGTCGCCAGTTGGACCTGTTGGTAATTGTTAAGCTGTATCCACACTGAGGCAACGTCGAGCAACTTCTTGTCGCCTCTTGACGCGTTTttctttaatccacgatttaatagcacctcgattatccgaactagttaGTGGGACGTGagcgttcggataatggagacTCTACCGATTAAAAGAGTAAACGCGatgcaaattgtatcgtgtttggactcgttttaatccgGGAAACGTCACGAATACACTAGTAGAAGATTCGCAAACAAATAATTGaaactaaaaatgtttcgtCACCATACTTCCAACAAAGATTAACTAAAGAATATCTCGACAATTCTCTCGGTAATGTCTCGGTGCAAAATGTTAAATTCGGCGAGGAGTGCGCTATAGTAAATAATTACCTGTCACGTGGGCCGGCTGCAGAGCTCGAACTATGTCCACGTCCGACCTTCGATGGTACAGTTCGAGCATGTACTTGGACACCGCGCCCCGATACCTTCTATGGATCCTGTCGCTAGGCTTTCGACTCGTCCTGTTGTAAAACCGATGGATCACCGAGGGAGATGAGGCTGGGATTGACAGATCGAACTGTATCGACGCTTTCGCGTGCACAGTTGACGTCTGCCAGGAGAGTGAGCTCGTCCTCCACAGACCGTACATGCAGAAAGATCCAAAGATGAATAGCAACAAGTATTGAGAAGAACTCATCGCGCGGAACACTGACTACAATGACCGACTTTAGTCCGAGACCATCGAAAATTCCATGATTTTGAACCGGTGTCGATCGGATACCGCTTCGAACTGCAAAGGAATCCTTGGCTGAGATGCCGAGGCTGAAGGACTGCGTTTAAATAGCCGCCAATCGAGAGCAACGATTCGATGTTCGCCACGGAATGTCCTTATCGTCGACAGACTACCACTCGACTTCCAGCTACcccatttttctttctttgcgATTTTTTTCTGTTCATTATGCTTCTCCGTGGCTAAGTCTAATGCGCAGAGGGTGTTATAAAATTATGGGAATGATGTCTTCAGGTCGCTGGAATTAATTAAAAGGAATAGAAGAATGTATTGTTAAGGGGATATCCACGCTGCGTTTAGAAGTTGTCGAGTTTGAGGAAGTTCGTTTGTTATCCGAGGCGAATAGTTATCCAGTTATCCAGTCTGGTAAAATTCGATGTTAAGAAAGACAAATACTATTTCatttatattcaattatatgtTCGAATTAAGTACTATATTTCATTCTTAATAATGCAAACGAGAGGTAAGACAAGTTTATTGTGATTGATGAAGGAGTAACCCATTAAGTCCCAAACAGTAGACTACCGTATAATGTGATCTATCTATCGCACCTCCTTTCGCTTTGGTTTTTATGATCTCCTACCATATTATTGCACTCCCTTCCTCTATATCAACCCCTCATATTGTTTCGTTACATTCTTTTATCAAACGTTCTACAGTCGCGAACTTCTCTCCACGCAGGTCGGAAATTCTCAGGAAGACTAGTTAAAAAGTTAAGAAACGATGGGAACGTTCGCAAACAGCAAATAAATTTCTTTGCCATAAATtcgcaaacatccgcagtccgatGATGATCTAGCCTAGATAGGCTGGTATGATCGATGAATCGCGGCATGATACGATCGGGCGGGGAGCCCTCTCCCCCTCCGGGTGAAGCGAGCGTGCATCGAGTGGTGGGCTGCACTTTCACTGCTCGTTCGTTTCGATCACGCCTGCGTGTCTGTGGCCAAGGGAAAGCTCGGGGTGGCTAGTATAGTAAGGGTCGTTGCAGTGGGCGACATCGATTCGAAAGCTTACGTCACGGCGCTGCACGACGCCAGTAAAAAGCCGCAGCGCGTGTTACCGGTACCGTCGTTGTCATGCCGCGGATCTGACCCTAGTTTCTCGCTGGCATTTGCCGGCGgcgacgatttttttttcgatttccaTCGGAAGTGAATCGGCGAATCAGCTGTGCAGTTCTCCCGGGAGAATATCGCGGGTGAACGGCCACCGTGCAAATTAGTTTAACAGTAAGTAACGACGAACGCGGCCGTGCACCGCGTGCACAGTCGGGTTTCACGTGCGCCTCTAATTTGATAGAACGCGCCCACGGTTCGAAGCAGCAGTCTGACGCATGATTTGCGCAGACCGAACTTTCTGCACGCGTACCTACTCGCACCAGTTTTCTCTTCCCACAGGagatattcctttttttttttatttcgttctcCCCTCGATTCTTCGTTGGTGCTCATTGTCGGGATCTGTTCCGTGCGATTGAATCCGCGAACTGGGAGATTTTAATCAATTCATGATTCCCAACGTTCTGCGGACTAGGATGTGGTAGGAACGAAATCGATCAATTATGCGGTTGAACCACTATACATACCTCGAAACTCTGCGAGCGAGAAATTGCGTATCAGTCGACTGCGGgtttttgtggaaaataaaaattgcccgaGTGAATTTTAATCCTTAGATTGTAAACATTTTCACTTTCAGTAAGAAAAATTACTCGATAATACATGAACTTTATGCGTGACCGTCCTTTTACTTActcaaaataaataaacattattattatatttattgtgttTAGGTTTTCACCCATTACAGTCTTAAGTGTACATAGGGGAATGTTTATCTGGTTTCTTCTTACTTCTATCGATTCTAATTAACTAAGCATaaagatataataaaatgttggaaattatattataaaacagGAAATACAACACATTTTATATTGCGCTGAAATATGATTTTCATTAATGTATTAAAGACGTGTACTTATGCAAACTTGATTAAATGCCAAAAATAAGATTTTATCATTCGAAGACGTAAtagtaataaatagactgcaaaTCTGTAATCTTTTGGTAAACGATAGACAGTATTTCTGTCTTTTAGTTTCCTTAAAATTAAGTAGAAAAATGataatttgcataaaggtccgaagcctagtaataaaataatatggCTCGTATGAAGTGTTTCAGTCGCAGTTCGAAGACTACCTGCCTTACCTGAGCGGTGCTGCAGGTGTTCTCGTAGTGACCGGAATTGCGGCTTACTTCGCATCCAGACCAAAACCTGAGAAACCACTGTGGCCTCTAGATGCTCAGTCCGTGTTACTTCCGGTGAGCGAACACCCTAACTCTTGCGGCGTTAATTATGGCTTAGCGTTTATCGAGCTTCATGAGAAAATACGTGAACTCCGTATTCTAGGCACACGAAAAGAATG encodes:
- the LOC143354790 gene encoding uncharacterized protein LOC143354790, with product MSSSQYLLLFIFGSFCMYGLWRTSSLSWQTSTVHAKASIQFDLSIPASSPSVIHRFYNRTSRKPSDRIHRRYRGAVSKYMLELYHRRSDVDIVRALQPAHVTGPTGDGARILVFSVPIVDPEETLEVAELLAAAGSILRVRLDQVNTSESCKSRREDSWRAFNVTSGVATRDGSMVSLRVYGRVGYQPCGDGPILLLSYSKIKKKRSRRSIQEEEQEEEDGPRRRRRNSCRRRSLYVDFALIAYDEWVVAPPGYEAYQCAGKCFYPFGDHLSPTKHAIVQTLVHGALQGAEGVNKPVGRACCVPTRLAPTSLLYLDASGTLTYQYGYEDMVVAECGCR